The genome window ACCGCACACACAAAGATTTGTCCCTCTTTAAAGGTGTCAGGCATTTTGGATGAGAATGCTTTCCATTGGATTTTGGTGAAATGTCAGTAGCAGATTGTGTGAGAAACAGTTACttcagagtattgtcgaaggctttcacggctggattcaactggttctggtggtttttccgggctgtgtggccgtggtctggtggattttgttcctaacgtttcgcctgcatctgtggctggcatcttcagagaaaagtgtgaaacagtgtgaaacagactcttctctctgtgttacacctctgaagatgccagccacagatgcaggcgaaatgtgaggaacaaaatccaccagaccacggccacacagcccggaaaacccaccagaactggttACTTCAGAGTCTATCCTTCCCCCCAAACCTTTGTCTGATGAAATCTGGCCAAGTACAGCAAACATTGTGTGTACTGGCATGCACTAACAATAAATCGCACTGCACCTATGCATACAGTTAATATGCCAACATTGCAATAGCAGCAAAACATAAACATCCATATGTAGCCAACATCCATTCATTGTTCATATAGAAAAATGACTTGCAAAGCTACATAGGTAAGAAAACAGGTAAGGTAGAAGAAGGTCTTGTTAAAACCAATTGCACCAGTGATGATACTTTCAGTAATTATATCTAAAAATGACAAAATCTGGGGCATCCCAGTTGGTCCAAACTTAGCCCCCCCACCCTAAATCTGTAGATTTCAGTGAGGTAGGGCATGAGCAAGGACTTTCTCGGCCGCTGCTCGTAACTCTAGTCTATTGGATGCTAGATGGAGCAAGCGTATTATTGGAAGGCATTATAGCCAAATGGGAggtcttccctccccaaatcttttgatccccaaactccactccccaaactccaGGGATTTACTAACCAGGAGTGGGCAGACTTAATTGATGAGATTTTACTGCCAtctgcatatgtaacccccatgcccagaatgggttggcccagaatgggttgacccagtaagggggtggagactcggagcagcagagaggctgcaagagctcttttgcagaagaagcaaggctaccagacttggaccttgatttctataagcccttaacaccttgttaaggtaatttcaatattgttgggaactactgggaaggtagttgttgttttgctatgttgtaaatgttggagtttattgtttcagggttttcttttgtggttgtaatgggtgagagttctcctggagaccttcatcatgttgcaacctgttcatcaagcccttggagtcttcaggagccagccaacttgcaaagaagatttggacttggcaatatcagtagactgtaaatagaaggacttgaaatgcaacctgaacaggaccttgaattgtaacgttaaatgttgatgttttacaagtgttaattgtaaagaaaagtaaaccattttgttgtttaaaaattggttctttgcaactccttccaagtactgccccacagaacccacaagctgaggttacacatataCATGCTATTGATAAATTAGATTATTGGATGCTCGGCACCGTTGCATTTTATTTGCTCTATGGTGAAAGCTTCTTTGAGCCCGTAGGGGAAGAGCAgcctacaaataaaataaatatctttcaAGTGCAGAGCGCAGTGCTCTGGAAATAAGTCGGATCAGTGATTGTTTAAACACAACAAAGAGAACAGTGAGATGGCAATTATAATCCTAAAGAATATCCTATGTGTAACTAATGATATTACCAAAATGCACTTGGTATCCAAAACCTGCGCAATCAATAAAGCTTGGTTAATATAAAACAACATATGTGTAACTAATAGAGGCAGGAGAAGCGCGTGTCCCGCTGGTACTTCGGCGGCCTGGCCTCGTGCAGGGCGGCCTGCTGTACCCACCCGCTGGACCTGCTCAAGGTCCATCTGCAAACCCAGCAGGAAGTGAAGCTGCGCATGACAGGAATGGCACTACATGTGATTCGCAATGATGGCTTTCTAGCACTCTACAGTGGGCTTAGTGCCTCACTCTGCCAACAGATGACGTACTCCCTCACCTGCTTTGCCATCTATGAGACTGTGAGGGACCGCTTGGTCCAGGGTGCCCAGGGGCCAATGCCTTTCTACCAGAAGGTGTTGCTAGCTGCAATAGGAGGTTTCACTGATGGGTTCGTGGGGACCCCAGCTGACCTGGTAAATGTCAGGATGCAGAATGATATGAAATTACCACTGCATCTGAGGCACAACTACTCGCATGCTCTGAAGGGGTTATATCGAGTCCTTCATGAAGAGGGTGTAAAGAAATTGTTCTCTGGAGCAACAAGTagtagaggcgtagctgggggaaatggcaacacccgctctccccctccccacccctcctgcccccgtgcccccctccccacgccccatttaccttagccagCAACAGTGGTCCCAGATGGCGGCCCAGCCAGGTTGCTCTTTCAGCCAGTGGAGGCcgactgaaagagcagcctggcggggcggggtggggcggggctgaggggtgcccaatggtggccccatcaggctgctccttcagccggcagagcctctgcctcctccccaccagcCTCAGCACTCCTCTACCAGGCAGGAACAGGCAACCGGGAGGTGGGGGGATGACAGCAATGGACCCTCATCCAGCCGCGCTGCCCCAACCTCCTTGAGGAACtagcaagggaggaagggggaggtggcGGCTGGGACTGCCTTTGacatgggggaaggaggaggggtatgggggccaTTTTCtacccccacgtgatcaaatggcgGCCGCCCGGGGACATATGACTTCTATGTCCCTGTGCGCCCTACGCCTCTGGTAACTAACATTTTATTGCATCAGTATTGTGATggcattctattctattctattctattctattctattctattctattctattctactttaTAAAACAACAGATTTTGTTTTATATCGGCCAAGTTTTATTGACGGCACAATCAATCAAATGGAAACATGCCATCAAAATGTGGTGAAGAATATTCTTATTGGAACCCCCGAGTCCATGAATGCATCTGACGAAGCAAGACTTATTTCCACCATCTCGAGcgcaaaagcctttttttttttttttggacaaacTGTATGAACTGGGATTTTCACTAGATGACCATTCGTTGCGTTATTGTTCAAGACAACTTTTGGAAACCATATCAGAATCTCTTTTGTCCCATGACTGGTTGCGGATATTATCTGATTcaaataggacagtggtggcgaacctttggcactccagatgttatggactacaattcccatcagcccctgccagtatggggctgttgacagggagaaatttttctctctttctcacaatactagaaccacggggcatacattgaaaatgctggggggaagaattaggactaataaaaggaaacacttcttcacgcaaagtgtgattggtgtttggaataggctgccacaggaggtggtgatggccactcacctcgataactttaaaaggggcttggacagatttatggaggagaagtcgatctatggctaccaatcttgatcctccttgatctcagattgcaaatgccttagcagaccaggtgctcgggagcaacagccgcagaaggccattgctttcacatcctgcaggtgagctcccaaaggcacctggtgggtcactacgagtagcagagagctggactagatggactctggtctgatccagctggcttgttcttatgttcttatgttcatatggccaattggccatgctggaaggggctgatgggaattgtagtccataacatctggagtgccaaaggttcgccaccacggaaatagGAAGTATTCTCCCTTGTATTACAGTTACATCTCTACAACTCCCTTGAAAGATGCTAATTATTTGGTCaccataaaaaacaacaacccctaaACATAGATGTTTAATTCTTCTTGCGAGATGGAACTCACTCCCAACAGCTGAATATATAGAAAGGCTTAAAAGTATTCCCAGGACTGAAACAAACTGTTCCTGGGCACTTGGTACTTGCTTACTTATATACATTTCTTTCCTGCCCTATACCCAaaaggtctcagggtgggttacaacctCAGACATCAAAAtcacctaaaaacaattacaccctgtttc of Sphaerodactylus townsendi isolate TG3544 linkage group LG06, MPM_Stown_v2.3, whole genome shotgun sequence contains these proteins:
- the LOC125435301 gene encoding mitochondrial dicarboxylate carrier-like; the protein is MRGHLAGTFLGGKKILLCFDLAKIELVFGLFKKPYTLRQEKRVSRWYFGGLASCRAACCTHPLDLLKVHLQTQQEVKLRMTGMALHVIRNDGFLALYSGLSASLCQQMTYSLTCFAIYETVRDRLVQGAQGPMPFYQKVLLAAIGGFTDGFVGTPADLVNVRMQNDMKLPLHLRHNYSHALKGLYRVLHEEGVKKLFSGATSSRGPATVVPDGGPARLLFQPVEAD